A genomic stretch from Rhodomicrobium vannielii ATCC 17100 includes:
- a CDS encoding methylmalonyl-CoA mutase family protein, which translates to MEHFALAKEFPPASEADWRAIVDKALKGAPFRVLENQLYEGFATSPLYTGAATSPARHGQRGWLIVQPVAGASLADAERQLADDVANGATALSLDLNNGPAIRKAAELKAVAGAGVPVFLAPGSSPADAALLLAKADKTIVGTAGFDPLTVFAMSGEVPADRKAALADTVDAALAIRERFPLFTPFLASSRAWNGAGGSAVDELGLTLAAAVAYWRALEAAGLSREDASRAIGFKLCASADLFLTIASFRAIRLLWARAHEAAGIASNEHILLYAKMPPRILSAYDPQVNMLRATASVFGAAIGGATAIEVYPFDEAATEATPLSRRIARNTGLVLQSEAWLSAVADPAAGSAYVETLTEKLAASAWALFREVEAKGGLLKALESGFVAERLRQTAEKRERAIAHRKERITGVSVFPNLNEKIALEEPAAIIMEEAHPTVDFALPAPGAGERFAALISAAARGVPLAELHSASRIVCDIIAGGALDVARRDAEPFEVLRQRADFALASIGSRPPVFLALLGAPSDYRARSLWVQSFFAAGGIEAVLPEEGFTDVEKLAAAFKQSPAPIACLCSSNSAYGELKGAAAALKRAGASHVYLAGPASLLASLDPNDQTAVDRLIYEGCNALAVLEEAQRILRVEELAEAAGLEAEDENFGAFDEA; encoded by the coding sequence ATGGAACATTTCGCACTCGCCAAAGAATTTCCGCCAGCGTCCGAAGCGGACTGGCGCGCCATCGTGGACAAGGCGCTGAAGGGCGCACCTTTCCGCGTGCTCGAAAATCAGCTTTATGAAGGCTTCGCAACGTCGCCGCTTTATACCGGCGCCGCGACGTCGCCGGCGCGGCATGGTCAGCGCGGCTGGCTCATCGTGCAGCCCGTCGCGGGCGCGTCGCTCGCCGACGCGGAGCGGCAGTTGGCCGACGATGTGGCGAACGGCGCGACGGCGCTGAGCCTCGACCTCAACAACGGCCCAGCGATTCGCAAGGCCGCCGAGTTGAAAGCTGTCGCAGGTGCCGGTGTTCCGGTATTCCTCGCGCCCGGCAGTTCGCCCGCCGACGCCGCATTGCTTCTCGCAAAGGCGGACAAGACCATCGTGGGCACGGCAGGCTTCGATCCGCTCACCGTTTTCGCCATGTCGGGCGAGGTGCCGGCAGATCGGAAAGCCGCGCTCGCCGATACGGTCGACGCGGCGCTTGCCATTCGCGAACGCTTTCCCCTTTTCACGCCTTTCCTCGCATCGAGCCGCGCCTGGAATGGCGCGGGCGGTTCCGCGGTGGACGAACTCGGGCTTACGCTTGCCGCCGCCGTCGCCTACTGGCGCGCGCTGGAAGCTGCGGGGCTGTCGCGCGAAGACGCATCGCGAGCTATCGGCTTCAAGCTTTGCGCGTCTGCCGACCTGTTCCTCACCATCGCGTCGTTCCGGGCGATCCGCCTTCTCTGGGCGCGCGCCCATGAGGCGGCAGGTATCGCGTCAAACGAGCATATCCTCCTCTACGCGAAGATGCCGCCCCGCATCCTCTCCGCCTACGATCCGCAGGTGAACATGCTGCGCGCCACCGCGAGCGTGTTCGGTGCGGCCATCGGCGGAGCTACCGCTATCGAAGTCTACCCGTTCGACGAAGCAGCGACGGAGGCCACGCCTCTCTCGCGGCGCATCGCGCGCAACACCGGCCTTGTGCTTCAGAGCGAGGCGTGGCTTTCGGCCGTCGCCGATCCCGCAGCCGGGTCCGCCTATGTCGAAACGCTGACGGAAAAGCTCGCGGCGTCGGCCTGGGCGCTGTTCCGCGAGGTGGAAGCCAAGGGCGGCCTCTTGAAGGCGCTCGAAAGCGGTTTCGTCGCGGAACGCCTGCGACAGACGGCCGAGAAGCGCGAGCGTGCCATCGCTCACCGCAAGGAGAGGATCACCGGCGTTTCGGTCTTCCCGAACCTCAATGAGAAGATCGCTCTCGAAGAGCCCGCCGCCATCATCATGGAAGAAGCGCACCCGACCGTCGACTTCGCGCTTCCCGCACCCGGCGCGGGCGAACGCTTCGCGGCGCTCATTTCTGCCGCCGCGCGCGGCGTGCCGCTGGCGGAGCTGCATTCCGCCTCGCGCATCGTATGCGACATCATCGCAGGCGGCGCGCTCGACGTCGCAAGACGCGATGCCGAACCTTTTGAAGTGCTGCGCCAGCGCGCCGATTTCGCGCTCGCCAGCATTGGTTCCAGACCGCCAGTGTTCCTCGCGCTTCTTGGCGCGCCGTCGGACTATCGCGCGCGTTCGCTCTGGGTGCAGAGCTTCTTTGCGGCGGGCGGCATTGAGGCCGTTCTGCCCGAGGAAGGCTTCACCGACGTCGAAAAACTCGCGGCTGCGTTCAAGCAGAGCCCTGCGCCAATCGCCTGCCTGTGCTCGTCCAACTCGGCCTATGGCGAGTTGAAGGGAGCCGCAGCCGCGCTGAAGCGTGCAGGCGCGAGCCATGTCTATCTCGCCGGTCCGGCTTCGCTTCTCGCGTCGCTCGATCCCAATGACCAGACGGCGGTGGACCGGCTTATCTACGAAGGCTGCAACGCACTCGCCGTGCTTGAGGAAGCGCAACGCATCCTGCGCGTCGAGGAGCTGGCCGAAGCCGCCGGACTCGAGGCGGAGGATGAAAACTTCGGCGCGTTCGACGAAGCCTGA
- the scpA gene encoding methylmalonyl-CoA mutase has translation MTDSPLPDFSKIEWQTPSLAGSSFGAPAETPEGIKLKPAYGPDDIDGLDFLNTYPGVAPFLRGPYPTMYVQQPWTVRQYAGFSTAEDSNAFYRRNLAAGQKGLSIAFDLATHRGYDSDHPRVRGDVGMAGVAIDSIYDMRTLFDGIPLSEMSVSMTMNGAVLPILALFIVAGEEQGVKPAQLSGTIQNDILKEFMVRNTYIYPPLPSMRIISDIFAYTSQNMPKFNSISISGYHMQEAGATADLELAYTLADGVEYARAGKAAGLGIDAFAPRLSFFWAIGMNYFMEVAKMRAGRALWARLMKAEGAKSSKSMSLRAHCQTSGWSLTAQDVFNNVTRTCVEAFAATHGGTQSLHTNALDEALALPTDFSARIARNTQLFIEYETGTTRTIDPWGGSYYVERLTYELAKKAWEHIEEVERLGGMAKAIDAGVPKLRIEEAAARTQARIDSGKQIIVGVNRFQPVDEAPIEVLKVDNSAVRAAQIEKLERLRAERDGAKVAATLEALTNAAASGSGNLLALAVDAARAMATVGEISDALEKVYGRHRAETRAISGVYRAEVGSMENKVPHVIAMCQAFEKEDGRRPRLLVAKVGQDGHDRGQKVIASAFADLGFDVDIGALFATPAEVARQAVENDVHIVGVSSLAAGHLTLVPELKRELEAQGRPDILIVAGGVIPPDDYDALYKGGAVAIFGPGTNIVEASTDLLGKLNAHLGYTKLAAE, from the coding sequence ATGACCGATTCTCCGTTGCCGGATTTCTCGAAGATCGAGTGGCAGACACCGAGCCTTGCGGGCAGTTCTTTCGGCGCGCCCGCCGAGACGCCGGAAGGCATCAAGCTCAAGCCCGCCTACGGCCCGGACGACATCGACGGCCTGGATTTCCTCAACACCTATCCGGGTGTCGCCCCGTTCCTTCGCGGGCCTTACCCGACGATGTACGTCCAGCAGCCCTGGACGGTGCGCCAATATGCGGGTTTCTCGACCGCCGAGGACTCGAACGCCTTCTATCGCCGCAACCTCGCGGCGGGCCAGAAGGGCCTCTCCATCGCCTTCGACCTCGCCACCCATCGCGGCTATGACAGCGACCACCCGCGCGTTCGCGGCGACGTCGGCATGGCGGGCGTGGCCATCGACTCGATCTACGACATGCGCACGCTGTTCGACGGCATCCCGCTGTCGGAGATGAGCGTATCCATGACCATGAACGGCGCGGTGCTGCCGATCCTTGCGCTGTTCATCGTGGCGGGCGAGGAGCAGGGCGTGAAGCCCGCGCAGCTCTCGGGCACGATCCAGAACGACATTCTCAAAGAGTTCATGGTGCGGAACACCTACATCTATCCGCCCCTACCCTCGATGCGCATCATCTCGGACATCTTCGCCTACACGTCCCAGAACATGCCGAAGTTCAACTCGATCTCGATTTCCGGCTATCACATGCAGGAAGCGGGCGCGACGGCGGACCTCGAACTCGCCTATACGCTGGCCGATGGCGTGGAATACGCCCGAGCGGGCAAGGCCGCTGGCCTCGGCATCGACGCGTTTGCGCCGCGCCTGTCGTTCTTCTGGGCCATCGGCATGAACTACTTCATGGAAGTGGCCAAGATGCGTGCGGGTCGCGCGCTGTGGGCGCGGCTTATGAAGGCCGAAGGTGCGAAATCGTCGAAGTCCATGAGCCTTCGCGCGCATTGTCAGACGAGTGGCTGGTCGCTCACCGCGCAGGACGTCTTCAACAACGTGACGCGCACCTGCGTCGAGGCCTTCGCGGCAACGCATGGCGGCACGCAGTCGCTGCACACCAACGCTCTCGACGAAGCGCTCGCGCTGCCGACCGACTTTTCCGCCCGCATCGCGCGTAACACGCAGCTTTTCATCGAATACGAAACCGGCACCACGCGCACCATCGACCCGTGGGGCGGCAGCTATTACGTCGAGCGGCTCACCTACGAGCTTGCGAAGAAGGCGTGGGAGCACATCGAAGAAGTCGAGCGCCTCGGCGGCATGGCGAAGGCCATCGACGCGGGCGTTCCGAAGCTGCGCATCGAAGAGGCGGCCGCGCGCACGCAGGCTCGCATCGACAGCGGCAAGCAGATCATCGTCGGCGTGAACAGATTCCAGCCGGTTGATGAGGCGCCCATCGAGGTGCTAAAGGTCGATAATTCGGCGGTGCGTGCCGCCCAGATCGAGAAGCTGGAACGTCTACGCGCTGAGCGCGACGGCGCGAAAGTGGCGGCGACGCTCGAAGCGCTCACCAACGCGGCGGCCAGCGGCTCGGGCAATCTGCTCGCGCTCGCGGTCGACGCGGCCCGCGCAATGGCCACGGTCGGTGAAATTTCGGACGCGCTCGAAAAGGTCTACGGCCGCCATCGGGCGGAAACACGCGCCATCTCGGGCGTTTACCGAGCGGAGGTTGGCTCGATGGAGAACAAGGTCCCGCATGTCATCGCCATGTGCCAGGCGTTCGAAAAGGAAGACGGGCGCCGCCCGCGTCTGCTCGTCGCAAAGGTCGGCCAGGACGGTCACGACCGCGGCCAGAAGGTGATAGCCTCGGCGTTCGCGGATCTCGGCTTCGACGTGGACATCGGCGCGCTGTTCGCGACGCCCGCCGAAGTGGCGCGGCAGGCCGTGGAAAACGACGTGCATATCGTCGGCGTGTCGTCGCTGGCGGCAGGCCACTTGACGCTCGTGCCTGAACTCAAACGCGAACTTGAGGCGCAGGGTCGGCCCGACATTCTCATCGTGGCGGGCGGCGTGATCCCACCGGACGATTACGATGCGCTTTACAAGGGCGGCGCGGTGGCGATTTTCGGCCCCGGCACGAATATCGTCGAAGCGTCAACGGACCTGCTCGGCAAGCTCAACGCGCATTTGGGGTATACAAAGCTCGCGGCGGAGTAA
- the panB gene encoding 3-methyl-2-oxobutanoate hydroxymethyltransferase: MSQHTVIRRVTAPDIRAKKGGDKIVSLTCYHAHTARLVDPHMDFLLVGDSLGMVMHGLETTVPVPLDMMIMHGAAVVRGSRHALVVVDMPFGSYEESPAVAFRNAARIMKETGCGAVKLEGGARMAETVAFLTQRGIPVMAHIGLTPQSVNMMGGFKTQGRRQEEWAAIEADAAAVAEAGAFSVVLEGMAELLAAKITRAVPIPTIGIGASAECDGQILVLEDMLGLSPTVPKFVKKFAELGAAIEDAVKDYATEVRARQFPAKDHVYAMAKPADEKPRVTKMSKTKPN; the protein is encoded by the coding sequence ATGTCACAGCATACCGTCATCCGCCGCGTCACGGCTCCGGACATCCGCGCGAAGAAGGGCGGCGACAAGATCGTGTCGCTCACCTGCTACCACGCACACACGGCGCGGCTTGTCGATCCGCACATGGATTTCCTGCTCGTGGGGGATTCCCTGGGGATGGTCATGCACGGGCTTGAGACAACGGTGCCGGTTCCGCTCGACATGATGATCATGCATGGCGCGGCGGTCGTGCGCGGCTCCCGGCATGCGCTCGTCGTCGTGGATATGCCATTCGGCTCCTACGAGGAAAGCCCGGCGGTCGCGTTTCGCAACGCCGCGCGGATCATGAAGGAAACGGGCTGCGGCGCGGTAAAGCTCGAAGGCGGCGCGCGCATGGCGGAAACGGTCGCATTTCTTACGCAGCGCGGCATTCCGGTGATGGCGCATATCGGCCTCACGCCGCAGTCGGTGAACATGATGGGCGGCTTCAAGACGCAAGGGCGGCGGCAGGAGGAATGGGCCGCCATCGAGGCCGACGCGGCGGCGGTCGCGGAGGCTGGCGCGTTTTCAGTCGTGCTCGAAGGCATGGCTGAGTTGCTCGCGGCCAAAATCACGCGCGCGGTCCCGATCCCGACCATCGGCATCGGCGCGTCGGCGGAATGCGACGGCCAGATCCTCGTGCTCGAAGACATGCTCGGCCTCTCGCCTACGGTGCCGAAGTTCGTGAAGAAGTTCGCGGAGCTCGGCGCAGCCATCGAGGACGCGGTGAAGGATTACGCAACGGAGGTGCGGGCGCGCCAGTTCCCGGCAAAGGACCACGTGTACGCCATGGCAAAGCCTGCGGACGAGAAGCCGCGAGTCACGAAAATGTCCAAAACAAAGCCCAACTGA
- a CDS encoding tetratricopeptide repeat protein, with the protein MSSDESFIREVNEEHRRRQTAVFFKKYGIYIGIAALVIAAGVGGYKWDQARRAADAARGGDALVTAITLHEDGKEAEAEKALADLAGSGPGAYRVLARLHAASESLAQKKYDQAAEDYRGVASDENAPATLRDFARVQIAALSVDKESYESLSQTLAPYRSGTSEWRFAAKDVLGIAAFKEGKRDEAERIFGEIASDGAAPAGMRQRAQIMLALLFDQPKAAQAGQTGTKDGANEAKTQ; encoded by the coding sequence ATGAGCAGTGACGAGAGCTTTATCCGCGAGGTCAACGAGGAACACCGCCGCCGGCAGACTGCGGTATTTTTCAAGAAGTACGGTATTTATATCGGCATCGCGGCACTGGTGATCGCCGCCGGTGTCGGCGGATATAAATGGGATCAGGCCCGTCGCGCGGCGGATGCCGCCCGTGGCGGCGATGCGCTCGTCACCGCGATCACGCTTCACGAGGACGGCAAGGAGGCGGAGGCCGAGAAGGCGCTCGCCGACCTCGCAGGCTCAGGCCCCGGCGCCTATCGCGTCCTGGCGCGTCTGCATGCGGCCTCCGAATCGCTTGCTCAAAAGAAATACGATCAGGCCGCCGAGGATTATCGCGGCGTAGCCAGCGACGAGAACGCTCCGGCGACGCTCCGCGATTTTGCGCGCGTGCAGATCGCGGCGCTCTCTGTGGATAAGGAAAGTTACGAGTCGCTGTCGCAAACCCTTGCCCCGTATCGTTCGGGAACGAGCGAATGGCGATTCGCCGCCAAGGACGTTCTGGGCATCGCCGCCTTCAAGGAAGGCAAGCGCGATGAGGCCGAACGTATTTTCGGCGAGATCGCAAGCGATGGTGCGGCACCGGCCGGAATGCGGCAGCGTGCACAGATCATGCTGGCACTTCTCTTCGACCAGCCGAAGGCGGCGCAGGCCGGACAAACGGGGACAAAGGACGGGGCGAATGAAGCGAAAACACAATAG
- a CDS encoding PQQ-binding-like beta-propeller repeat protein, whose translation MPSISSVTSVFDKKQEKLPGKRMSVLGGVEDKGSISAAEVASPVSLPPAVMNVSWSQPGGVATNAPGHLAFGQDLRTAWTASAGEGSSKRMRLTAIPIVYDGKVYTLDAEGTIRAISMENGGTVWRMSTVPEDKAGFDIMRPFNGNNHSRAGFGGGLAADGGKIYVATGFGTVLALDAGTGSPVWTKKILIPIREAPTAADGRVYIVNAESELFCLNANDGSELWTQKGLPENAAVLTSASPAVSGNLVFVPFPSGEITAIDVKTGQPKWTETLGKTDITNSSAAIGEAARPVVDRDMLFAMSRGGQLIATSKDKGQRIWTRDIRGSQTPWVAGDAVFVVDVTGKLIALNRKDGKARWVTQLPGDGRWSGPVLAGGKLWLASSRGLFAGVDASTGEIGAQTDLGSPVMIAPVVANGKLFVLTDKAQLIAMN comes from the coding sequence ATGCCGAGCATCTCCTCCGTCACGTCGGTCTTCGACAAGAAGCAGGAAAAGCTGCCCGGCAAGCGCATGTCCGTTCTCGGCGGTGTCGAGGACAAGGGAAGCATCTCCGCCGCCGAGGTGGCGAGCCCTGTCTCGCTTCCACCGGCTGTCATGAATGTATCCTGGAGCCAACCGGGTGGTGTGGCCACGAACGCGCCGGGCCATCTCGCCTTCGGGCAGGATCTGCGCACTGCGTGGACCGCCTCCGCGGGCGAAGGGTCGTCGAAGCGCATGCGGCTGACGGCTATCCCGATCGTCTATGACGGCAAGGTTTACACGCTCGACGCCGAGGGCACCATTCGCGCCATCTCCATGGAGAACGGCGGCACCGTTTGGCGGATGAGCACCGTGCCCGAGGATAAGGCCGGGTTCGACATCATGCGTCCGTTCAACGGCAACAATCACTCGCGCGCCGGATTTGGCGGCGGGCTTGCGGCTGACGGCGGAAAGATTTACGTGGCCACCGGCTTCGGCACGGTGCTCGCGCTCGACGCGGGCACCGGCTCACCCGTCTGGACGAAGAAAATTCTCATCCCGATCCGCGAAGCGCCGACAGCCGCCGATGGGCGCGTCTATATCGTCAACGCGGAAAGCGAGCTTTTCTGTCTCAACGCGAACGACGGCTCGGAATTGTGGACGCAGAAGGGGCTGCCTGAAAACGCAGCCGTGCTGACGAGCGCAAGCCCCGCCGTTTCGGGCAACCTCGTCTTCGTGCCGTTCCCGTCGGGTGAAATCACCGCCATCGACGTGAAGACCGGCCAGCCGAAGTGGACCGAGACGCTTGGGAAGACCGATATCACGAATTCGTCGGCGGCCATCGGTGAGGCTGCGCGCCCCGTCGTGGACCGCGATATGCTTTTCGCGATGAGCCGTGGCGGGCAGTTGATTGCCACGTCGAAGGACAAGGGCCAGCGCATCTGGACGCGCGACATCCGTGGTTCGCAGACGCCTTGGGTCGCGGGCGACGCGGTGTTCGTGGTGGACGTGACGGGCAAGCTGATCGCGCTGAACCGCAAGGATGGCAAAGCGCGGTGGGTCACTCAGCTTCCCGGAGACGGGCGCTGGAGCGGTCCCGTCCTCGCGGGCGGCAAGCTGTGGCTCGCGTCGTCGAGGGGGCTGTTCGCGGGCGTCGACGCCTCGACCGGCGAAATCGGCGCGCAGACCGATCTCGGCTCGCCGGTCATGATCGCCCCCGTCGTTGCGAACGGCAAGCTCTTCGTGCTGACCGACAAGGCGCAACTTATCGCGATGAACTAA
- the der gene encoding ribosome biogenesis GTPase Der, with product MAYTVAIIGRPNVGKSTLFNRLAGRRLALVDDLPGLTRDRKETQIRINRRDVVLTDTAGLEDAEPGSIAARMREQSEQAIAESDLILFVIDARAELTSVDRGIADLVRSSGKPFILVANKSESRASDAGYYGSYELGLGEPLPVSAEHNMGLGDLMAEVTNRLDEIATARGDEPEPEDDELTEEQARARPLKLAIAGRPNAGKSTLVNALLGEERMITGPEAGLTRDAIAADFQWRGRKVRLYDTAGLRRKARINVRSETLAVGDALRAIRFAEIVVLLLDAQSPLDKQDLTIADLVEREGRGLVFAVNKWDLVPEPQAYLAELRKSAERILPQLAGAPLVPVSAISGRGLDKVMDAAFKVNEAWNKRISTAALNRWFATALDKHQPPAVAGRRLKLRYITQSNARPPTFIVFSSRPEALPDSYLRYLVNDLKKSFGLGPSPVRLHVRKTNNPYADEGGRSGRR from the coding sequence ATGGCCTACACCGTCGCCATCATAGGCCGTCCTAACGTCGGCAAATCCACGCTTTTCAACCGGCTTGCCGGCAGGCGGCTCGCGCTTGTCGACGACTTGCCGGGCCTGACGCGCGACCGCAAGGAAACGCAAATCCGCATCAACCGCCGCGACGTGGTGCTCACCGACACGGCGGGCCTCGAAGACGCGGAGCCGGGCAGCATCGCCGCGCGCATGCGCGAGCAGTCCGAGCAGGCCATCGCGGAGTCCGATCTCATCCTGTTCGTCATCGACGCGCGGGCCGAACTGACGTCGGTGGATCGCGGCATCGCCGACCTCGTGCGCAGTTCGGGCAAGCCGTTCATCCTCGTGGCGAACAAGAGCGAGAGCCGCGCCTCGGATGCGGGCTACTACGGCTCCTACGAACTCGGCCTCGGCGAGCCTCTTCCCGTGTCGGCGGAGCATAATATGGGCCTCGGCGACCTCATGGCGGAGGTGACGAACCGGCTCGACGAAATCGCGACGGCACGCGGTGACGAACCCGAGCCGGAAGACGACGAACTCACCGAGGAGCAGGCGCGCGCACGCCCGCTTAAGCTCGCCATCGCGGGACGCCCGAACGCGGGCAAGTCCACGCTCGTGAACGCGCTTCTCGGCGAGGAACGCATGATAACAGGCCCCGAGGCGGGCCTCACGCGTGATGCGATCGCGGCCGATTTCCAATGGCGTGGCCGCAAGGTGCGGCTTTACGATACGGCGGGCCTACGCCGCAAGGCGCGCATCAACGTGCGATCGGAGACGCTGGCCGTTGGCGACGCGCTGCGCGCCATCCGCTTCGCCGAAATCGTGGTGCTGCTGCTGGACGCCCAATCGCCGCTCGACAAGCAAGATCTCACCATCGCCGACCTCGTGGAGCGCGAGGGGCGCGGTCTCGTCTTCGCGGTCAACAAGTGGGATCTCGTGCCCGAGCCGCAGGCCTATCTCGCCGAACTCAGGAAATCCGCCGAGCGCATCCTGCCACAGCTTGCGGGCGCGCCGCTCGTGCCGGTGAGCGCGATATCCGGGCGCGGCCTCGACAAGGTAATGGACGCGGCGTTCAAGGTGAACGAGGCCTGGAACAAGCGTATCTCGACCGCCGCGCTCAATCGCTGGTTCGCCACCGCCCTCGACAAGCATCAGCCGCCCGCCGTCGCGGGACGTCGCCTCAAGCTCCGCTACATCACGCAGTCGAACGCGCGCCCGCCGACATTCATCGTATTCTCCTCGCGGCCCGAGGCGCTGCCCGATTCCTATCTGCGATACCTCGTCAACGACCTGAAGAAGTCTTTCGGGCTTGGGCCATCGCCCGTCCGCCTGCATGTGCGCAAGACGAACAACCCTTACGCCGACGAGGGCGGGAGGTCTGGCAGGAGATGA
- a CDS encoding DNA polymerase III subunit chi, with amino-acid sequence MSDGGGADARPEFWFYHLERQPLQAVLPVLVEKTLARGWRASLRFSSAERLDAIDTALWTYREDSFLPHGTARDGHADRQPVFLTLEEANPNNAEVLFLLEGARESEPERFVRVIRLFDDPDDEAKAIAREEWRGAKAAGRPVSYWRQEESGGWKKFA; translated from the coding sequence ATGAGCGACGGCGGCGGGGCGGATGCGCGCCCCGAGTTCTGGTTTTATCATCTGGAGCGGCAGCCGCTTCAGGCGGTGTTGCCGGTTCTGGTCGAGAAGACGCTCGCGCGGGGCTGGCGCGCTTCACTGCGGTTTTCAAGCGCGGAGCGGCTCGACGCCATCGATACGGCGCTCTGGACGTATCGCGAGGATTCTTTTCTTCCGCACGGCACCGCGCGCGATGGCCACGCAGACCGTCAGCCCGTTTTCCTCACGCTCGAAGAAGCCAACCCGAACAACGCTGAGGTGCTATTTCTGCTCGAAGGCGCGCGCGAAAGCGAGCCGGAGCGTTTTGTCCGAGTGATCCGGCTTTTCGACGACCCCGACGACGAGGCGAAGGCAATCGCGCGCGAGGAGTGGCGCGGCGCGAAGGCGGCGGGGCGGCCCGTCAGCTACTGGCGGCAGGAGGAGAGCGGCGGGTGGAAGAAGTTTGCCTGA
- a CDS encoding aldo/keto reductase has protein sequence MATPNAAAAGTFKIGGDIEINRLGFGAMRITGDGIFGPPSDKAGSIRTLKRLPELGITFIDTAASYGPDVSEQLIREALHPYDGLLIATKGGLTRPGPNVWVPDGRPEFLLADVKKSLRQLGVEQIDLWQLHRIDPRVPRDEQFGLIRKLLDDGLIRHAGLSEVSVEQIRAAQAVFPVATVQNRYNLVDRTSETVLAYCESAGVGFIPWYPLAAGDLAKPGSALDAVAKAHSATPGQIALAWLLARSSVMLPIPGTSKVKHLEENVAAAAIRLSAADFAELDKAGRGAA, from the coding sequence ATGGCTACACCCAATGCAGCCGCCGCCGGAACGTTCAAAATCGGCGGCGATATCGAGATAAACCGCCTCGGATTTGGCGCGATGCGCATCACGGGCGACGGCATTTTCGGTCCGCCGTCCGACAAGGCGGGGAGTATTCGCACCCTGAAGCGCCTTCCCGAACTCGGCATAACCTTCATAGACACGGCAGCGTCCTACGGTCCCGACGTGTCGGAGCAACTGATCCGCGAGGCGCTCCATCCGTATGACGGGCTTCTGATTGCAACGAAGGGCGGGTTGACGCGCCCTGGTCCAAATGTCTGGGTGCCCGACGGTCGCCCTGAATTTCTCCTCGCCGATGTGAAGAAGAGCCTCCGGCAGTTGGGCGTTGAGCAGATCGATCTCTGGCAACTCCACCGCATTGATCCGAGAGTTCCGCGCGACGAGCAATTCGGCCTCATCCGCAAGCTTCTCGATGATGGATTGATCCGGCATGCGGGGTTGAGCGAGGTCTCCGTGGAGCAGATCCGCGCGGCGCAGGCTGTGTTTCCGGTGGCTACCGTTCAGAACCGATATAACCTCGTGGACCGCACGAGCGAGACGGTGCTCGCCTATTGCGAGAGCGCAGGTGTCGGCTTCATTCCGTGGTATCCGCTTGCCGCAGGCGATTTGGCAAAGCCCGGTTCGGCTCTCGACGCGGTGGCGAAGGCTCACAGCGCGACGCCGGGCCAGATCGCGCTTGCGTGGCTTCTCGCGCGCAGCTCGGTCATGCTGCCCATTCCCGGCACATCCAAGGTCAAGCACCTTGAAGAGAATGTTGCGGCGGCCGCGATACGGCTTTCAGCAGCCGACTTTGCGGAGCTCGACAAGGCCGGACGCGGCGCGGCCTGA
- a CDS encoding MarR family winged helix-turn-helix transcriptional regulator, translating into MTNWAARLFARSMDRRLKPLGLSTGHLPMFFALGNGGALSQKALTEFAAIEQPTMAATLSRMERDGLIHREPDANDRRSMLISLTPLALEKLPAVREAIETLNEKALGALSEEERDAFLASLAKIVAALADDD; encoded by the coding sequence ATGACGAACTGGGCGGCGCGGCTCTTTGCACGGTCTATGGATCGCAGGCTCAAGCCTCTCGGGCTGTCGACCGGCCATTTGCCGATGTTTTTCGCCTTGGGAAATGGGGGTGCGCTTTCGCAAAAGGCGCTGACTGAATTCGCCGCCATCGAGCAGCCGACCATGGCAGCGACGCTCTCGCGGATGGAGCGCGATGGGCTGATCCACCGCGAGCCTGACGCGAACGACAGGCGAAGTATGCTGATCTCGCTGACGCCGCTTGCGCTGGAGAAACTGCCCGCAGTGCGCGAGGCGATTGAGACGCTCAACGAAAAAGCCCTGGGCGCGCTCAGCGAGGAAGAGCGAGACGCTTTTCTCGCAAGTCTCGCGAAGATCGTGGCAGCCTTGGCTGACGACGATTAA
- a CDS encoding FmdB family zinc ribbon protein, which yields MPLYSFQCPDCGKETELLVAFGDTPSCPACGSVAMKRLLSRVAPHANADAAGTPCAQAARDGALASFSPSECRGCACH from the coding sequence ATGCCGCTTTACAGCTTTCAATGTCCCGACTGCGGCAAGGAAACGGAACTGCTCGTCGCTTTCGGCGATACTCCATCCTGCCCCGCCTGCGGAAGTGTCGCGATGAAGCGGTTGCTCTCGCGCGTGGCTCCGCATGCGAATGCGGACGCGGCCGGAACGCCATGCGCGCAAGCTGCCCGCGATGGCGCGCTCGCCAGCTTCAGCCCGTCCGAATGCCGAGGCTGCGCCTGTCATTAG